The Dehalobacter sp. DCM sequence ATATCCTGAAACCGGCATTAGCACGTGGAAAGCTGCATGCCATCGGGGCGACGACACTGGATGAATACCAGAGGCATGTCGAGAAGGATGCGGCGCTTGAACGCAGGTTTCAGCCGATTTTTGTCAGTGAATCGACCGTTGAGCAGACCATAACCATTCTGCGCGGACTCAAAGAAAAGTACGATGTCTACCACGGCGTGCATATTACCGACGAAGCGCTGGTGGCTGCCGCCAGATTATCCAACCGGTATATCGCGGACCGGTACCTGCCGGACAAGGCCATTGACCTCGTGGACGAAGCAGCAAGCCTATTGCGGATTGAGATTGACTCCATGCCGGTAGAGATCGATAGCATTCACCGCCAGCTGACCCAGCTTAAGATAGAAGAGAAGGCCCAGAGCGGCGAAACAGGATTAGCGGGGGTTGAACGGTTGGAATCCTTGCGATGCCGGATCGGGGAGCTGGAAGCCCTGCTCGCGCTAAAAAAGGCTGGATGGGATCGGGAACGGGATGGCATCGAAGCGGTAAGATGGCTTAAAGGCGAATTGGATTGGGCTCGGGTTGACACCGAAAGGTTAACCCGCGAAGGCAAATTGGAGGAAGCGGCTGAGGCATGCTACAGCCAGATTCCCCGTCTGGAAACCGAGCTTGCTGCAGCCGAACAAAACTTAGCCGAGATTCGTGCCGGCGGTGCCATCTTCCATGAAGAAGTAACCGCTGAAGAAATCGCTTCTGTCGTCTCCGCCTGGACTGGCATCCCCTTAAGCCGCCTCATGCAAAGTGAGAAGGATAGGCTAGCCCGGTTGGAAGAGGAAATCTCAGCCCGCGTCATTGGGCAAAAAAAAGCAATATCAGCTGTGGCAAACGCGATCCGCCGTTCCCGCGCCGGATTCTCAGATCCGGACCGTCCTATCGGAAGTTTTCTTTTTGTGGGGCCGAGTGGGGTTGGAAAAACGGAGCTGGGGTGCGTTCTCGCCGGCTACCTGTTTGATGATGAGAATTCTGTCATCCATTTGGATATGAGCGAATACACGGATAAATCCAGCGTCCATCGGTTAATCGGTGCGCCTCCGGGATACGTTGGCTATGAAGAGGGAGGACAGTTGACAGATGTCATCCGGCGCCGGCCGTATGCCGTCATTCTCATTGACGCGATTGAGAAGGCCCACTCGGATGTCATCGCGACCTATCTCCAGGTATTGGACAAGGGGCATCTGACTGACGGGCACGGACGAGTAGTAAGCTTCAGGAATACAATCCTGATTTTTACCTGCCGCGCGGAGCTGTCGGAAACTTCTCAAGCGGCTACTGATGAAATAAAGAAACTGCCGCCCGAGTTTATCGATCGAGTGGACGATGTCATCCAGTTCGATCCGCTTAATCGGGAGGATGTTTCAGCCATTCTGAATAATCAGTTGGAAGAGACGAAAAAACATCTTGTTGAATGCGGATATCGCTTATCCATCACGCCGGCGGCGGCTCATCGTTTAGTTGAAAATGGATACGACAGAAAGTCTGGCGCCCGTAAGATCAAGCGTTTGGTACAGCGGGAGGTAGTCGACAGGGTGGCCTTGGCCGTTGTTGACGGCCGTATAAATGGGGAATATGCCGTAGTGCTTGATATTGATAATCTGGACGGTTTTGTATTGGAAGTTGAATGATGCGTTTGTTAAACATTTAAAGTCGTTGCTTGAAACAACAACATTTTTTAACTAATTTCAACTTGTTACGATATAGGGAATGGTGTCACATGAATCGTTTAGTGTCGCCTGTTATCCAATTATATACATGATGTTAATTAGAAGTTTATTCCTTCAATTCCTTTGGAGTGATCGAACAATTAACATTTTTGAGGCTTTTAAAAAGATTTTCATAAGATCCAGTGGAAATGCATAGAAATATTTTAGTCACCTATGAATATATTTTTAATTGGAATTCTAAATTTAATAATTGTTCTAATGAAACAGAGTCTTCGACTTTTTGTATTGTTGAGGTGGATTTCATTGAAGGATAAAAAGAAAATTTTTGAATTAGCTGGGAATTTGAATACCGCTATGTCCTATGCCGTCATCGGTTTGCCGGATCGTTTTTTAAAGCACAGGCATGCCTGGCAAGCCGCGCACGTGCTCAAAGACTTTGGCTGCCGGGTTTTCCTGGTATCCCCTCAACTAAAAATTTTTGAGGGCAGCCGGGTATATCCGGATTTAGCTGCCCTAAAGGGAAAGGTCGATGTGATTGTGCCTTGTTTACGTCCGCATTTAATTAAAGACATCGTTCAGGATACTGTGGACTGTGAAGCGAAGTATATCTGGTTTCAGGAACAGAACTGGACGCCCGATTTTGAGGCTGCATGTCAGGAAAATAATATCGGGGTTGTGAGAGGATGTATTCTGAAACATAAACTATTCAGTAAACCTTTGGCCTTTCTGAATCCATGCTATTGGCACGGAAGAAATGAAAAAAAGGTACCCGGCAAGTACCAAAGAATTCGTTAAAAATTTGTTTATAGAATAAAAATATATTCGTTTTTTCTTATAAAATGCAACTTAAGGGCATACTAAACATCAATTAACGACAGTTTGGAGGTTTTAGTATGCCGAAATATTTCTGGCGTCTATTGACAACACTTGTCATCACGGTAAGCTTTTTAGCAGGAAACGCATTACCTGCCAAAGCAGCCAACATTCAGACCACAGCGGAAAGTGCCATACTCATGGATGCGGGAACCGGCAAGATACTCTATGAAAAAAACGCACATAAAGAACTTGCCCCGGCCAGCGTCACCAAGCTGATGACACTTCTCGTTGCAGCGGAAGCTGTTGAATGCGGAAAAGTTAAGTTGACCGATAAGGTAACCGCAAGTGAACAAGCGAGTTCACTCGGAGGATCGCAAATTTATTTGGAGCCGGGTGAAACATTTTCCCTCAAGGAAATGATGATCTCTATCGCTGTAGGTTCAGCCAATGATGCCTGCGTTGCGGTAGCGGAGCATATTTATGGTACGCATGAAGAGTTTGTGGACAGGATGAACCAGAAAGCCAAGGATTTGGGATTAAAGAATACCCATTTCGTCAATGCCTACGGACTCCCTGCCGATGCCCATTATACCAGTGCTTATGATTTGGCTCTCATCGGTATGGAAGCGTTGAAACACCCCTTGGTCACGGAACTGACGGCAATGAAAGAATACAACCTGCGTAATGGTGAATTCAAGCTGTGGAATACCAATAAACTCTTATGGTGGTATGAAGGTGCCGATGGATTTAAGACGGGATGGACCCAAGAAGCCAAATATTGCCTGGCTTCCACAGTTAAGAGGGATGGCTTGCGTCTTATTTGTGTTGTCATGGGTATTCCCGAGGTCAGAGGTCATTTTCATGAGTCAATTAAGATATACAACTATGGATTCGCCAACTATACCTACAAAGAATTTGCGGCAGCAGGCACCAAACAGGGTGAAATAACGGTTAACAAGGGTAACACGTCCACTGTAGAGCTTATCAGTGACAGGGCAATTGGGTTGTGTATAGAAAAAGGCAAAGAAAACGCGTGCCGTATTGAAACCCATTATTTCAAAAATACCGAGTCAGCACCGATCCATAAAGGGCAACAGCTGGGTGAAGTGATCCTCTATTGCGGAGAAAAAGAAGAAGGACGCATTAAACTTGTTGCCAAGGAAGAGGTAAAACGGGCAGGGCTTTTGGATATGGTTAAACGTACGGTGGTCACATCCTATGGTATGGCCCCGAACTATGCCAACTAAATTATCGTACTGTCGTCATTCATGATCTGTTTGATTCGAAGCAGTGCCGCACGTTCAATCCGGGATATCTGTACCTGTGAGAGATGCATTGTCTTTGCTATTTCACTTTGCGTTTTATCTTCAAAAAAGCGTTTTATTAGAACATCCTTTTCTCTGGCAGGCAATTTGTCCAGTACTTCGTTCAATGCTATCTTTTCAAACCACACCGGGCTGATATCCCGATCCTCCGGTAGTTGGTCCAGGATATAGATCGGATCAGAGTCGTCCTGATACAGGGTGTCGTGAATCGAGGCGGGGGTTTGTACGGCTTCAAGTGCTTGAATGATATCTTCGCTTTCGATATCCATGTCTTTCGCGATTTCATTGATCGTCGGCTCTCGCTTCAATTCGAGGGAAAGCTTTTCGCGTGAACGGTTGATTTTATACGCCAGTTCTTTATAGGAACGCGGTACTTTGATAGGATGGTCATCTCTTAAAAATCGTCTGATCTCGCCAATGATCATGGGAACAGCATACGTCGAGAATTTAACGCCATAAGAAAAATCAAATTTATCGATGGCTTTGATTAAACCAATGGTACCGATCTGGAAAAGATCTTCAAGCTCATAACCACGGTGGGCAAAACGCTGAATAACATTAAAAATTAATTTCAAATTGCAGTTGACAAGTCTTTCCCGCGCGTCAATATCCCCAGTCTGAGCTTGATGCAGCAGCTGCATCATTTCTTCTTCCGACAGTAGCGGAAAGCGGGGCAGGTTCATATCGGATAGTCGCTGAATCATCATACCACCCCTTCTCAATGAGAGGATGGATGGTTTTGATTCAAGTACTTCACCATATACACCCGCGTCCCTTTATCGATTTCAGAGTCCACCTTCAACTCATCCATAAAGGACTGCATAAAGACAAAACCCAGTCCCATTCTTTCCGGATCGGTAGTATACGAGGCCTGCATGGCCTGTTGAATATCCGGGATGCCGCAGCCGTTATCCGTGACAATGATGACGATTTTTGCTGAATCCGCTTCCAGTTCCAAGGTGACGAATTGATCCGGCCGGTTGCGGTATCCATGAATGATCGCATTCGACACAGCTTCCGAAACAGCGACTTTTAATTCTTCAAGTTCGTTCAGCGGTAAATCCAACTGTGTTCCGAGTGTTGAGGTTAGCATTCTGGCGACAGTTACATTCTCAGGCAGGCTGGTAAAGGTCAGAATCAATTTGTTTACTTCCATGGATTTTTCTCCCTCCAAAATTTAAAGATTACATCGCTGTTTTGTCAGGTAAGAATTCGATGATTTTGGGAAGTCCGGACAACTCCATAATACGATAGATATGAGGCGGGACATTGGCTATTTTTATTTTCCCGCCAAGGGGAAGCAGCTTTTTATATCGTCCCAAAATGACGCCTAAGCCGGAGCTGTCGATGAATTCCAGGTTTTCCAGATCCAAGACAATGGTCCGAATACCTTTTTTTTCAATATCCAAATCAATTGAATTTTTGAGGTCTTGGGCGTTTCTCATATCAAGCTCGCCTTCCAGGTATATGTGCAGGGTTTGACGTACAATCTTTTTTCTCATATGATCTTCGCTCCTTGATTTCGTAAGCTTATGGTTATTCAGCTTAATCCAGTACAGCGCAGCCTGAGGGCAGATTTTCTTAATACTGCATTGTTTAAAAAGAAATCTGCTTCCCAGTATATATAATTTTAGGGCCTGCAAGGTACTGATAATATTTCGCCATGTGGCTAATTTATCCTCTGTCCGGAATTTTAGAACATTTGTCACATACTGGTGCTTATTCGGACTCTTGTAAGAAGACTTAATAAACGTGGAATTTCATTAGAAAAAGTGGGAATCCTATGGCAAGGAAACGTAACAATACATAACGAAAGTGGTGAACTATACGCGATGCCAAAACAGAATCTTCGTACGCCAACGATTGCGGTCACTCCCGAGGAGTATAAACAGCTTACGCAAAATGCAATGCCGAAACCAACAGTCTTAAAAAACACATTAATGGCCTTTTTCGTCGGTGGACTCATATGCAGTATCGGGCAAATTCTTAACAATGTGTATATACGTTATTTGGGACTCAGTGCGATTTCAGCGCCAATGGCTGTTACAGCGACGCTTATTTTACTTGGTGCCCTTCTTACAGGCTTCGGCATATACGACACGATAGTCAAATATGGCGGAGCCGGAGGGATTATACCGGTTAGCGGTTTCGCGAATTCCATGGTCTCACCCGCACTTGAATATAAAAGAGAAGGCTATGTGCTGGGAACCGGAGGAAAGCTTTTTACCGTAGCCGGTCCGATTTTGGTATTCGGCATCGCAAGCTCAATTATCGTCGGGTTAATCTATTTATTAATCCGATAACACCTGATTTGGAAAATCCGGAGTAATCCCAATACCAAGGAGGCATAAGCCATGAGCATAAAAAGGAGAGGAAATCAAACCGTGGTCTTTCAAAATCCGCCGGTTATTCTGGCAGGATACAATGTCGTTGGCCCGAAAGAGGGATTGGGTCCTCTTAAAGATTCGTTTGATATGATTCTTGCGGATACCTATAACGGGGAAAAGTCCTGGGAAAAGACAGAAATGAAAATGCTTGAAATGACCATGACGAAAGTAGCTGAAAAAGCGAAGGTCCCCTTGGAAAGCATTGATTATAATCTGGCAGGCGATCTTCTGAATCAAATTATTTCTTCGAATTATGCCGCGCGGCAAGTTGGATTGCCTTTCATCGGTCTTTACGGAGCGTGTTCCACCATGGGGCTGTCTACTGCTTTGGGAGCAATGTTAATTGACGGTGGCTTCGCATCAAAAGTATTATGCAGTGCTTCAAGCCATCACGATACCGCTGAAAGACAATACCGATTGCCGACAGAGCAGGGAAGCCAGCGTCCTATGTCTGCCCAATGGACGGTGACCGGAGCAGGAACGATCCTCTTAGCGGATAGCGGAACAGGACCTAAAGTCACCAGCGCGACCATCGGCAGGATACTTGATTACGGTGAAACGGATGCTAATAATATGGGGGCTGCCATGGCGCCGGCGGTGGCAGACACGATCCTCAATCATTGCCATGACCTGCAGCGCACCCCTGATTATTATGATTTGATCATCAGCGGGGATTTGGGTATGATCGGGCTGCAGCTGTTACTGGAGGTTCTCAAACGAAGCGGGCTTAAATTGACCAATAACGTTACGGACTGCGGTGTTTTAATTTATGACACGAAGCAAGACGTTCATGCAGGCGGCAGCGGCTGCGGCTGTTCCGCGGTTGTTTTGACAGGACATATTCTAAAGAAACTTCAAACCAAGGAAATTAATAAGGTTCTTTTGATTGGCAGCGGCAGTCTTCACAGCACCGTTGCCACACAACAAGGTGAATCCATTCCGGCAATCGGCCACGCTGTTGCTATCGAGAATTGATCTGGACAGGAGGTATTTACGGTGTTTAACAATATTATTCCCGCTTTTATCGTCGGCGGATTGATTTGTGTTATTGGACAACTCATTATGGATTTAACAAAAGCCAAAGTGACACCGACACATGTTTTAGTTGGTTTTGTTACCGGCGGCGTCATCCTGGGCGGGCTGGGACTATACGAGCCTTTAGTCAAGTTTGCCGGAGCCGGAGCTACCGTCCCTCTATCGGGATTCGGGTATACTCTGGCTAAAGGCGCAATCGAAGGAGCTCGGGAGAGCGGAATGCTGGGTGCCATGAGCGGTGGATTGGAAAGTGCTGCGCTTGGGATCGCTGCAGCTTTATTGTTTGGGTATCTAACAGCGGTCGTATTTAATCCGAAAGGGTGATGGGTATGAGTCAAACAGCAGAAACGAATGTCCCGATCTCAAAAAATTACCAGGAAAACGTTGATTATTTAAATAAGAAGCTTGGACTTCCGGAAAGTTTTGATATTGTTTTAAGAGAAATGACGATAGGCGGCAAAAAAATGGCCATCTATTCCGTTAACGGGATGGTCAGTCGCCCAGCAACCAATTTAATCCTCGAGATATTCACAGAATTACAGCGTGTCGATTTGGCCATTAACGCGGTCGATAAACTCGTCAAGTCAAAAATTGCTGACCTTCAAGTCTCTGAAGTGGAAGCCATGGATGAAGTTATATATTTTCTTCTGTCGGGGACAATGGTCATTCTGATTGAAGGCTCCAACCAAGCGATCATCGTTGATCTCAGAAGCTATCCCGCACGGATGCCGCAAGAACCAGATATAGAACGGGTGACCCGGGGCTCACGTGACGGATTTACAGAAACGCTGGTTTTTAATACCATTTTGATCCGCCGGCGCTTACGTGATCCGGGCTTAAGAATGAAGCTGGTCAAAGCAGGCAGCCGTTCCAAAACGGACGTGTGTATTGCCTATATTGAAGATATCACCAATCCTAAAATGGTGGACTACATCGAAAAAGAAATCAAGAATATTCGCATAGATGGCATCCCGATGGCGGAAAAATCCGTTGAGGAGTTTATTCTCGGGAGCAAAGTATGGAATCCGTTCCCCCGGGTGCGCTATACGGAAAGGCCCGATGTGGCTGCGATCCATTTGCTGGAAGGCAACGTCCTTATTATGGTCGATACCTCACCCAGTATCATGATTGCCCCATGTACGTTTTGGCACCATGTTCAGCATGCGGAAGAATACCGGCAGGAACCGGTGGTGGGTATGTATTTGCGTTGGGTACGCTTTATCGGGATTTTTCTTTCCGTGTTTCTCTTGCCGTTATGGCTCGCTGCAGCAATGAATCCTCACCTGTTGCCGGATTGGCTGCAGTTTATCGGAGTGGACAAACCGGCAACGATCCCGCTGGTCTTACAAGTACTTCTTGCCGAAATTGCCATCGATTTGCTGCGTATGGCAGCGATTCATACGCCGTCACCCTTGGCAACGGCGCTTGGTTTAATCGCCGTATTCATGATGGGGGACGTCGCCATCGAAGTGGGTATCTTTACATCTGAGGTCGTCATGTACATTGCCATCGCGGCGGTTGGAACTTTCGCCACGCCAAGTTATGAATTGGCCCAGGCCAACCGGCTCGTCCGGCTGTTTCTTGTCCTGTGTGCCGCTGCGTACAATTTCTGGGGATTGGCAGCAGGGGCATTACTCGTCTTTATTCTGCTGCTTCGGACTAACTCATTTGGGGTACCCTATCTATGGCCATTGATCCCCATGGATTTTGATGCATTGAAAACAATCCTCGTGCGTCATCCGGTGCCGATCCATAATTTACGACCCAGTATTTTTAAGCCCAAAGATCGCATACGGCAGCCCAAGGAACGGCCCAACCCAAGCTGATCCGTTAATTGGCTTTCTTTGTCGGGCGAACGAACAGCAAGTCCAAAGAAACCAACAACAGAATGGCAATCAGTATTTTTTCCACACTATAATTGGAATGACCTGACGAATCCAGCGATAAAGGCGAAACAGGCCATGCTGAAGCCCCTTGGGTCACTGGCAGTGGCAATGTTGCTGTGAGCACAGCAGGCCCCAGTTTTTGGGGTTGAGCAGGAATAACCGGAATTGGTTTAGAAGAATTTAGTGGAATCCCCGAAAAATATGATGGGCTGATCGCACCGGGATACGTATTTAGCCTGTATCCGGTATCCGCACCGGATCTATATCCGCTATACGAATAAGGCTTGTAAAAAGATGGATGCGTTATATACGGAGAATAAATTGGATAGCTCAGCGCTGTATGGTTTATTCTCCGTTGGTTTATCAACGTAAAATCATACTGTTTTTTTGAAAAAAGGTTGTTACTCATTGATAATCTCCTGTTAGAATAACGATAACATATGATAAGATAAGAATGGGTACATGATAATATATTGCTTTAAATGCCATGTTGACACATTAATGGGAATAAAAGGAGTAATATCATGATTATTGGTTTTGGCTTTGGTAGTCCATTGATGGCCTTATTAATGCTGATTATAACCGCTTCACTTTCTTACTTCATTTTTAAGGCCATTCGGGGCCGGCAGGTTAACCACGATGGCCGCTTTCACGGAGATTATATCGATGTTTATCCGGAGCAAAACACGGAAGAAGTGAAAGCCCAAATGCGGGATTACTACCAGGAACAAAGAAGACACGCCCGTGAAATGATGCGGGAATATGATCTTACGGACGAAGAAATAGAAAAAAGGATCGAACAGGAAATGAAAAAATAAAGTTTATACATATTTCTTTTTTTAGCGCGAGTTTTGCGATACAATAGTTGAGGATATTTCCAACAGGAGGAAGAAATGGACGAAAAATTAGCAAAACTAATGGAATATCTTCAAATGGAGACAGAAATCCCCTTTGAAGAATTCAAATCGTATTATTCCGGCGTGATCGAGCTTCTAAACAAGGAATACAATGAAATGGATCAGAGCACATTGCTCAAGGCCAAGTATATTTGTTCGATCGTACAGGCGAATGCGGAGTCGCGTTCCCATCGGAGCAAGATCAACGGGAAGCATTTTAAAAAGATGGCGTCAAAGTGTGGTTTCTGGTCTGATGCTATCGATTTTCGGCTAAAAAAAGAAGGATTGAGTCAGGATGAAATCGATGCGGCCATGAGCCAGTTTAATAAGCAATCTGAAGAGTAATGCGCTGTCCTATCCAAGATAAGACATGGCTTTACTTTTGTTCTTGAGATATCCTGTCATGCACGGCACAGCAGGATATTTTTTTAAGTAAAACAAAGGTCGTGCTTGGATACAATTGGTGTATCCTCACGGATTGAAGTGCAATGATTTGGATGGAAGAAATATGGGTCTTGGCGGTGAACCGTGGCAGATCGAACGCGCTATGGCTTGGTTGCTCAGGGGTATTTAAAGATGATATAATTTTCGAAAAGGGTTAGTGATAGAGGAATTATTGATGAAAATCATTCTTTCA is a genomic window containing:
- a CDS encoding ATP-dependent Clp protease ATP-binding subunit — translated: MEREQQSTKLMAGIWTKIRLMIKRLKERFSKRSKNMFRRALKHSFNLLPEKFTLRAQEVIQEAQSYASEHAAEEVEPGHLLLALLKQEDSAVTSILAKVGIKSSQIDALVFKEIAIKNGIRTRGRTNPKHVSPVLVYILNDAHKKAERMGDPFTSCEHLFLALASDNGVAGTILRKAGLTPPRLNAAIIEHRRSNKFDSQAEEMSFESLNKFGKNLTEAAKKGELDPVIGRDDEIRRTVQVLSRRTKNNPVLIGEPGTGKTAIVEGLAQRIVSGDVPSTLLDRQLVILDLSSLIAGAQFRGNFEERLKAVVKEVEDADGRVILFIDELHTVIGAGNSAGSLDASNILKPALARGKLHAIGATTLDEYQRHVEKDAALERRFQPIFVSESTVEQTITILRGLKEKYDVYHGVHITDEALVAAARLSNRYIADRYLPDKAIDLVDEAASLLRIEIDSMPVEIDSIHRQLTQLKIEEKAQSGETGLAGVERLESLRCRIGELEALLALKKAGWDRERDGIEAVRWLKGELDWARVDTERLTREGKLEEAAEACYSQIPRLETELAAAEQNLAEIRAGGAIFHEEVTAEEIASVVSAWTGIPLSRLMQSEKDRLARLEEEISARVIGQKKAISAVANAIRRSRAGFSDPDRPIGSFLFVGPSGVGKTELGCVLAGYLFDDENSVIHLDMSEYTDKSSVHRLIGAPPGYVGYEEGGQLTDVIRRRPYAVILIDAIEKAHSDVIATYLQVLDKGHLTDGHGRVVSFRNTILIFTCRAELSETSQAATDEIKKLPPEFIDRVDDVIQFDPLNREDVSAILNNQLEETKKHLVECGYRLSITPAAAHRLVENGYDRKSGARKIKRLVQREVVDRVALAVVDGRINGEYAVVLDIDNLDGFVLEVE
- a CDS encoding CoA-binding protein, coding for MKDKKKIFELAGNLNTAMSYAVIGLPDRFLKHRHAWQAAHVLKDFGCRVFLVSPQLKIFEGSRVYPDLAALKGKVDVIVPCLRPHLIKDIVQDTVDCEAKYIWFQEQNWTPDFEAACQENNIGVVRGCILKHKLFSKPLAFLNPCYWHGRNEKKVPGKYQRIR
- a CDS encoding D-alanyl-D-alanine carboxypeptidase family protein, which translates into the protein MPKYFWRLLTTLVITVSFLAGNALPAKAANIQTTAESAILMDAGTGKILYEKNAHKELAPASVTKLMTLLVAAEAVECGKVKLTDKVTASEQASSLGGSQIYLEPGETFSLKEMMISIAVGSANDACVAVAEHIYGTHEEFVDRMNQKAKDLGLKNTHFVNAYGLPADAHYTSAYDLALIGMEALKHPLVTELTAMKEYNLRNGEFKLWNTNKLLWWYEGADGFKTGWTQEAKYCLASTVKRDGLRLICVVMGIPEVRGHFHESIKIYNYGFANYTYKEFAAAGTKQGEITVNKGNTSTVELISDRAIGLCIEKGKENACRIETHYFKNTESAPIHKGQQLGEVILYCGEKEEGRIKLVAKEEVKRAGLLDMVKRTVVTSYGMAPNYAN
- the sigF gene encoding RNA polymerase sporulation sigma factor SigF is translated as MIQRLSDMNLPRFPLLSEEEMMQLLHQAQTGDIDARERLVNCNLKLIFNVIQRFAHRGYELEDLFQIGTIGLIKAIDKFDFSYGVKFSTYAVPMIIGEIRRFLRDDHPIKVPRSYKELAYKINRSREKLSLELKREPTINEIAKDMDIESEDIIQALEAVQTPASIHDTLYQDDSDPIYILDQLPEDRDISPVWFEKIALNEVLDKLPAREKDVLIKRFFEDKTQSEIAKTMHLSQVQISRIERAALLRIKQIMNDDSTII
- the spoIIAB gene encoding anti-sigma F factor, translating into MEVNKLILTFTSLPENVTVARMLTSTLGTQLDLPLNELEELKVAVSEAVSNAIIHGYRNRPDQFVTLELEADSAKIVIIVTDNGCGIPDIQQAMQASYTTDPERMGLGFVFMQSFMDELKVDSEIDKGTRVYMVKYLNQNHPSSH
- a CDS encoding STAS domain-containing protein; amino-acid sequence: MRKKIVRQTLHIYLEGELDMRNAQDLKNSIDLDIEKKGIRTIVLDLENLEFIDSSGLGVILGRYKKLLPLGGKIKIANVPPHIYRIMELSGLPKIIEFLPDKTAM
- the spoVAC gene encoding stage V sporulation protein AC; this encodes MPKQNLRTPTIAVTPEEYKQLTQNAMPKPTVLKNTLMAFFVGGLICSIGQILNNVYIRYLGLSAISAPMAVTATLILLGALLTGFGIYDTIVKYGGAGGIIPVSGFANSMVSPALEYKREGYVLGTGGKLFTVAGPILVFGIASSIIVGLIYLLIR
- the spoVAD gene encoding stage V sporulation protein AD gives rise to the protein MSIKRRGNQTVVFQNPPVILAGYNVVGPKEGLGPLKDSFDMILADTYNGEKSWEKTEMKMLEMTMTKVAEKAKVPLESIDYNLAGDLLNQIISSNYAARQVGLPFIGLYGACSTMGLSTALGAMLIDGGFASKVLCSASSHHDTAERQYRLPTEQGSQRPMSAQWTVTGAGTILLADSGTGPKVTSATIGRILDYGETDANNMGAAMAPAVADTILNHCHDLQRTPDYYDLIISGDLGMIGLQLLLEVLKRSGLKLTNNVTDCGVLIYDTKQDVHAGGSGCGCSAVVLTGHILKKLQTKEINKVLLIGSGSLHSTVATQQGESIPAIGHAVAIEN
- the spoVAE gene encoding stage V sporulation protein AE yields the protein MFNNIIPAFIVGGLICVIGQLIMDLTKAKVTPTHVLVGFVTGGVILGGLGLYEPLVKFAGAGATVPLSGFGYTLAKGAIEGARESGMLGAMSGGLESAALGIAAALLFGYLTAVVFNPKG
- a CDS encoding spore germination protein, giving the protein MSQTAETNVPISKNYQENVDYLNKKLGLPESFDIVLREMTIGGKKMAIYSVNGMVSRPATNLILEIFTELQRVDLAINAVDKLVKSKIADLQVSEVEAMDEVIYFLLSGTMVILIEGSNQAIIVDLRSYPARMPQEPDIERVTRGSRDGFTETLVFNTILIRRRLRDPGLRMKLVKAGSRSKTDVCIAYIEDITNPKMVDYIEKEIKNIRIDGIPMAEKSVEEFILGSKVWNPFPRVRYTERPDVAAIHLLEGNVLIMVDTSPSIMIAPCTFWHHVQHAEEYRQEPVVGMYLRWVRFIGIFLSVFLLPLWLAAAMNPHLLPDWLQFIGVDKPATIPLVLQVLLAEIAIDLLRMAAIHTPSPLATALGLIAVFMMGDVAIEVGIFTSEVVMYIAIAAVGTFATPSYELAQANRLVRLFLVLCAAAYNFWGLAAGALLVFILLLRTNSFGVPYLWPLIPMDFDALKTILVRHPVPIHNLRPSIFKPKDRIRQPKERPNPS